One region of Salvia miltiorrhiza cultivar Shanhuang (shh) chromosome 3, IMPLAD_Smil_shh, whole genome shotgun sequence genomic DNA includes:
- the LOC131015511 gene encoding uncharacterized protein LOC131015511, with amino-acid sequence MEQGAMRRFSAHDKRALAIGLAILAILSPLYVNHRSISEEELEEEPLHLSSYLPLLQLLLMMAIAISSFMERGFTGLDPYWIHRAGGSSIGIIFILIILTFVLKWKTY; translated from the coding sequence ATGGAGCAAGGAGCAATGAGGAGGTTTTCTGCTCATGACAAGAGGGCTTTGGCCATAGGCTTAGCCATTCTTGCTATACTTTCGCCTCTCTACGTTAATCATAGATCGATCTCTGAGGAGGAGCTCGAGGAAGAGCCGTTGCACTTGTCGTCGTACTTGCCCCTTCTGCAGCTATTGTTGATGATGGCCATAGCTATCTCGAGTTTCATGGAGCGCGGCTTCACCGGGCTCGATCCTTATTGGATTCATCGGGCGGGTGGCTCTTCGATCGGGATCATCTTCATCTTGATCATCCTTACCTTCGTGCTCAAGTGGAAGACCTACTAG